AGCAGCGCTAAAAAGGTTTTACTTCTCAAATTATGCTGGAAGGAAATCATGTGGAGAACTGAATGCTGTCAGAGATGGGACATGACTCAAACACAACATATGTTTCACAAAGTCAGGCCACGCGATCCCACCACGCAACCAACAAATCTCAACAAATCTTCAACTTTGTGGTTTCAAGAAGATTTGCAATCTTCTTGGCCAACTTACCGATCTGGTCCTCAGGTATGAGCGACTCTATAGGGGGGTCCAGCTCAGAGCTCTGGCGTAGGTAAGCCTTCATCTGTGTCATAAACTGCCTGAGAGTCTGCAGAAAATCCATCCCTGATGTGTGACAGCCTCGGTTCTCCTGAACAAAGCTGATGTAGTCCTGGACCAGGGAGCCAAAATATGAGCTTTTGTCCCTGGACAGCTCAGCGATCCTTTTCACCGCCCGTCTCTCCGGGGTCATGAGGGAGCTGAGCATGCCGCTCACCTTGCGGAAGCGTCCCTTCAGGGCCCTGGGGAGGATAAAAGAGCCCCCGCTCAGGCTCACGCCGACCCTTCGCCGTCGCGCTTTGAAGGACGGACGAAGGCGCATTTCTAGGTCCGTCTCCAGGCCGACCCCataatcttcctcctcttcttcttcctcatcatcttcactgCTGTCTTCCACTGGGTCTTGATGATTAAGGTGTCGCGATGGGCTAGGGGCCAGGCCCAGGGAGAATCCAGGAGACTGTGAGTATTCCAGTGAGTCAGAGGAAGAAGTAGACATGCTCATGTCACTGAGCCGCTGGCGTCCCCTCTCATTAGGAGTGGATGGACTCCCAGCATTTTTCTCCAGTAGTACATCGGCAGGGACAGCGGGTGAAGGCCTGCAGGATGGAAGCTTGGCACGGGAAAGAGCCTTGGCGATGGTCTCATCATCCAGGGCAATGTGGCAGCGGTGAGCTTCCAGATCGGGCTTCTTAGGCCTTGGAGGTGGTGGGTTTGAAGGCACTGGGATCGGTGAGCTGGCAGTTTTGGACGGACTGCTATGCTTGGCACCCATTGGTGGTCGAGCGGGTGCTGGGCGCCTGCTGGGGGATTGTTGTTGCCTTACAGACACAGCAACAGCCTCTGGCATGCTCTTGGGTCTGGTGGTAACTGCTGGAGGACCAGGTGGAGGTGGGGCAGGGCGCCGGCGTGGCATTGAgcgtgggggaggggggcgagggGGAGGGGGCCGCGATTTGCAGTTCAGTTTGATGTTGTCCACGTGCTGCTCGCTACCTTGACTGCTGCTTAATGGCTTAACGGACGCTTTCCCCGCATTGTTTTCGCTGTCATCAGACTTGACACCACTTGAAGGCCGATCGTCCTTGCAGCGGTGGCGGTGGTGATGAGTCTGGAGAAACAGGGGGTTGACGAAGCACAAAGGACCGCTGGAATGTCTTTTCTCCAGACGAAAGGAAGGTGGAGGAGCGTGAGACCGTAAGGTCGGGGGCGCACTGTCGCAGTGAGCCCCGATGTGTCTCTGCGGTGACCCCTCGACCTCCCTGTTCCTGTTTGTCCGCTGGGGGCTGAGGGTACGGCTCAGAGGGCGACAGGGACGGGGAGAGGAGCGACGTTGACTGCACAGGGCAGAGTCCCAGAAGCCTgtaatacacagacacagagaggcaaacaTTAACTAACTTTCAGCTAGACACATACTTCTCCCTGGACAATTCAAGATGCCCAGAAAGGGAATACCCTCAGACAGCAACTGGGATCAGGCGTCTTAAAATTAAAAGATCAGTTAAAGAAAAGttgtaaaatgaacaaaaacagaattctCAAGTATTTCTCACCACACAGTTCGGATATTTCCTCAGCTATTTCCAAAGTTTTCTCTTTGCCGGTCTGCCTGCTTGGTTGTGTCTTTTGTCTTGCTGTTAGCAGAAGCGCAGTGAGTTCAGCCCCGTGTCTCTTGGCTGATTCACTGGGTGCCGACACACAaccagagacacaaagagggagTCGCCCATGCAAATCACAGAGTGGGAGGGAACTAAACACACAACACGGCACACAGTTCCAGTATTTCCACTCCTTCctgctctgttttcctctctcataCTTCTACATTGTGCTGTATTTCCCTGTAGCTCCCCCAGCAGTTTAAGGACCATTTTCTGTTGTCAAACGAATCTTTTGCTATCTGCAAACCTTATTTATATGATTTCTctacgtttcttttttttttaattcacagtGTAAGTGTCCCATAATAGTGGAGGACATGTGCTCCCACTTTGATGTTCTTGTGTGCTTTTCCACTGAATCATTCTATTGTTTTCAGCTATTTGGCAAGGGAGCTctcatgctaacacactcaGCTTTAATAGCCACTTGAAAAGAAAGATTCTACTGTATCCAAGCACAAATATGTAGTTACAACATAATGATTTATCCAAACTGAAAAGAACAGGCGACAAATCATGCCACTTTCAAAATATCCATGCAGTGATTGCAGCATAGATGAAGAGATTACTGTTCCTGCAGGCTAAAAATGGAAACGTTAACTCTTACATTCCTGGGGCATTAAAGAAGCGGGGTCGAGCAGACAGAGCAGTTTCATATGTCCTCGGCGTCTGGAGACTGAAATCTGCCTGTGGTATTCTCACTGGTCCATGTGAGCAATGACCACCTGACACTGTGGAGTCTGCCTGCAAAGCAAGACTGCAGCAGGCAACTCACTCCAAATAGCACTTACAATACTGACTGACCTATAGGATACTCTGATTCCACTGAGATGAGTGCTGTTCTCTTTGATCTATCTTAATATTTATCTGTGATATTTGACTGAAAAAGAACACACTGCAAATTCTCAGAGTCTCAAATAATACAGTTTGTCTGTGACCAGCACCAACAAATGAAGGCTGGTCACTTATAGGCAGGGTAAGAAACATTGAGGAGGGGTGGAATTACCTGTACTGTAATAGCTCACGTGGTAAATTTAGCACTAATTCCATCTGTACAACAACAGTCATGTCATGCTTGACATTCTGCTGCTCTgggtttcttttatttcacacaaatacTGCTTTCCTCCACTTATTAATTTCTAGCGCTTCTAATTTGTTCTTTTCACGAGTTACTGTCAATGGAGCATACCAATTTCGTTTTTAAACTGAAAGCCTACCAGGAACAGGAGCAATTGTGCACTTTGAGATGCTGGGggtcttttaatgtgaaacatctgtgcaggaagtattaagtttaaaaaaaaaaaaaaaacagcaaaatggaAGCAATAGAAATAATTAGTGAATaaaaaacagtatttctgtttgAGAAGAAACGTTCCGATCAAGTATCACATGACTCAGATGTAGGTACATTAAGCTGACCTCATCCACATGGATTAAAagcaaacagcatcaacagcaaattaaaatgaGAGTAGATCAGAAAACAGGGAGGCTCCTTACTAAAACATGATAAGGCATTAAGGCAGAAATAAAGGCATGTCTCTATGTAAGCCTTTTTCAATTAAATACCTGGCATCCAGGTCACTATTCGAGAACATATAGTAGTATCATGGACGTCCACTGACAAATTCTGACAGAGACATTTATGATTCCAGTAAATAGCAAGACTAAGGCTGCAGCCTATTTTGCTTAGGAAGGTTCCTAACTGAGTGAAATGACCTGAAAGTATGGAAGTGGCAGCCATGTTAAGAGCTGGTCGAATTCTCTTCCTTTCTTATCTCCTTTGGCAGAGGGTACACTGAACCATCCTTAcgaaaggaaaggagataatGCCATCCCACAATGccttgcagcagcaacatttaaagcGCAGACACACGTCAGTAACATCTGCATTATAACGTAGGCTGTTGTAAGTACAGTCAGATTCTCTTAGCACCGCAGTTGTCTTTTCCTAAGTCCTTACGAATTCTTGGGTGCGCAGGAAAAGACGCAGGACGCCGGTTTTTGACTGctgagtctacagtcatgctagcagcgCTGTGAGGCTACACTGTACTTTTTAGTGCTGCTTCAGAGAAGTTGTTTTGCTTTGAGCGAAATGCTAACATTAGAGCgctaacatgctcgcaatgACAATGCTTAATTGCTGACGTTAcgcaggtgtaatgtttaccatctcattgtagcgtgttagcatgccaacatttgctaattagcagtaaaagtacagtgaAGTATATCTAAGTATAGtaagctgatgggaatgtcattagttttgcggGTACAGGATAGGACAAATTCAattgttgacctgatgatggcgctagaaaGGAtaaggaatcaccaaagttgtgattcatcctgagggggacatgaacaTCTGTATAAAATGACATAGCATTCCATCCAGTACTCCTGAGATATGTCAGTCTCCAGCCAGCTGACATTGCTAGCTTGGCTAAACAAAACAAGTTGATTGCTATGTTCATGAGAGGTATCCATAACTGACACAAGTTTTAATGATCAACAACAAAAGCTAATCAGTAAAGCGAGcctaaaaacattaaaaaacgtGCCTTTCTAACATAACAACATCCTCCGTGGCCTCTGGGAAGGCCAATCGGTTTCAAAGTCGTCGCCATATTCAAAGGTCTGAAGCTGTTTGtaacatgtgtttgtgcttcacATGTGTGTGCCCACATTCCACAACACAGAATGAGGCAgtctgctttttgtctttaaatagAAGCTTTCCAGTGGAGAAAGGGAGTTTCCCTTAATGACTGTATGAGTTAGCTGAGAAAAGGCTCACAGGCAGGCTCACACTTAACGTCTTCACATCAAATGTAAGAACAGCAATGCAAAAGGCATTACAGTGCAGGCCTACACCCACGTCCACTCACAGGAATGCCAGCAAGCTAATACAATAGCAGCTTTTAGCACAATACCATGTTTGTAAGTAGCTGTGACACAGTTTAGTGCACGCGCTACGTTAGCACTCATACTTGTGAGCCTTGTGTGCCGTACATGTCTGAATGTGGTGTgacggtatgtgtgtgtgtgtgtgtttagacacTACACGGCCTACTGTAGCTTTCCACTCGCCACTCCCTTCTCACCCACACTAAGCACTGAGCTATGTCGTAGGCTTCTACTGTAGGAAGCTGACTCACCGCAGTTTCATAGCCGCTGAGCCTAGAATAACTCGACAGAGATGAAGTGGCTAGATCTGCTGTGAAACCAGAGACCTGAGCGGTCAGCGTGAattgacaaataaaaataaatgaaagcgGTGCATACAAATGCCGGCTGTTTTATCTCCAATTGCTTGCTTAGTTGACTGACTGTTTGCCTGCCTGTGAGTGCTACACCTACTATAACATGCACCCTGGCACCACTAGGGTTGAAGAGAATGTGTACAATACTGGTGTTTTAACTTTTGTGGTACAATCTtgtatactttatatacaaagCATATTGAATGCTTTTACATTCTTCGCTAGCTCAGGTGATACAGTTGGCGGATGTAGTTCAGTAGAAAGAAAATAGTTCCTACATGAAACTGCTCACCACAGGGTCTGTGCATTATCTTGAGTGACCGGGTCATAATATTTCAGGAATGAAAcattgctgttgagtttttttcaaatgtattttttttttgccgctTTGAGTACCACAAGCTGAGTGCCACCTAGTTTCATTATATTCAAGAGTGGACAGACATCTCTACGACCAAGATCGCCAAAACTCCGAAACTCACACCGAAACAATCCAGATGGATAAATAGCACTACAGGTAAGATTTCTGAGTGAACCGTCCCTTTAAGGCACAGTCACAAGTGCCATCAAGCTTCTCATCTAAATTTCCAAAATATTGACCCATTCCTTGAAGTTTCACAAAGGAaagcacagacaaaatgttCACTATGATTGAGTACCTttctcaaacacatttcaagtCTCTGCAGTTCTTTATCAGTGTGACATTATTATAAACTACTGGCTGGCTGAACGATAGGAAATCTATCGAAAAACTGTagaatgttttgaaaaatgctaAAACTTGCAAAACCACCACTATGGTCACTTAAGATGTGTGTTAGTACAGATTTTCAAACGAACAAAGCAATAAATGAGGCTACCTGCGCCAAGCTGAGCCACCTCCTCCAGGTCTTTCTGGGTCTTAGCGGATGCGATGGCCTCTGGGAGTTTGAGTGTGGAAGGCAGGATatctctgaatgaatgaaaaggcacataatgtgacagaaaatacatacaaaaacacaatataagaaaagattaaaacaagGAAGGTGCTGCAGTAATCAAATTAAACTGCCTGTCAAATGCTTGAATGTACTCGTGATTCGGTCTCATCAATACTGTTCAATGTTCTGTGCTTTATGGTCAGGGTTATAATGCACATTGTCCTCATTTGACAGCTAACAAAAGTGATGATGCTATAAGTCTGGTTGGCAAAACAAACCCGAACACTGGCATACAGAGAAGTGAAAACACTTTCAATCATCACTAATATAAACATGCTGACACACCCTTTGTTTCCGTTCCAAAGCTGTAGATATGAAGCTCCGGAGATACACAATACGTACATGCTTGGATTGAGAATGTCAGTTAACATTCAGCTCAAAATACATAATCTACATCTGTAAAATTTCAGATGCCTGTTTGATGTCAAGTGTTGTATTGCAGCACAATTTCCCTCTATTTCCGGTGTCTGCTGTTTTAAGTCCAGCGTCTGTCTGGGTCTCCCGAGCTGGCACGAGCTAAAACAAGAAGTGAGAGCCTTGGGCACTCGGAGCTGGCTGCTTACTCAACAAACATTATATTCATCTGTGGAGTTCCCATCCTCGAATCACCCTCTCATCACAGAGCAAAAAACACGGAGGAGCTGGGGGTGTGATGGATGGACAACATATGTTGGCTGTTTACCTGCTAATACAGTAGAAAGCCACCAGGCGAAACAGATCTGCAAAGCTGATCCCAGATCCCTCAAGAGAAAAGgctgcaaagaaataaatacacacagattgAAATACAATTCATAGAGGCAAGATACCATTTACCCTTCCAAATTTAATATTTAGGCTTGTTAATGAGCAATGTAACTTAAAGGGGATTTGtgatttgtatttcttttaaataaaaatagtttaaaagtTATGCACAAGGTTAACTTAATACGGCATTTCTGTGCAGTTTAAGAAGCCAACTGGAGAGCGGCTGACCCACATCTAAAAGGCCAAACCAAGCCAAAGGCACTCCCCTCCCCCCGTGGGTGCTGTCATTTCAGCAGGGAAAATCCACAGCTGGTATGTCATCACACTTTGGCACTGTCACTGCCCCATGACTAACTCCCAGTACTGAAGCACAGCACTTCAATGTAGGAATAAATATTGTACGCACGGATcagatgaaaatatttgttttagtgTAATAAGAACACGGTTGTTAACCATTAAACATGTGCacttcattttcagtgaaatgCACATGTGaagtcacacatacacacggcTAGCTGCAGCGTGTTACCTGTTCAATGTCACTCTTGAGGCAGTGCAAACAAACATGTGACCGAATGTTGTGCAAGTCACGGTCGGCTACAGACGTCTACtgaagataaaagtaaaaagctaCTGAAAGAGTCGAGTTGTGTTACTGCAGCCACATCGTGTGCAGATCAGCGCTTTATCACTTTACACCAGCAATTTAGTGGGacagctgcattaaaacataAGCTAATTGATAGTAGGATTCGTAGTCAACATGCTTTTGAGGCCCACAGTggcatgctgacacacacacacacacacacacacacacacacaagccggCACTCCAGGTACAGTCAgttcaaacaaacatgtcacttACTGTACTGGCTCTCTCTGACAGGGAAGTGGCTGATGGGAGTTCCTGACTGATCCTCCTTCAGGCGCACAGACAGAACCTTCCTCTGAAGAGCGGCTGACCTCCTGACCAGGAAAACCTGCACCGTAGAGTAAGAAGTCATGAAATATGATACAATCTTAGATAATATTCAAACAAAGACGCATTAACATGGGTACCCCAGGATGGTAACCCCCTCACCCCTGGCGGCTGTTTGAGCAATATGCGACTGGCCTCCTCCTCActgaccaccagcagcagccacaccGGGTGGGTTTGGGTCAGCCTGTCCAACACACTCATCCTCCTCCGCAAGGAGTCGTAGCCAGAATCCCTTTCACCCCCCAGCCCGCCACAGTGAGGGGACTGCAGGTAAACACCACTCACTTCACTCTCCAGcctggcagagagacagagagggaaacactTTTGCCATCTGCTGGTGAAAATGAGTATCAGTGTATTGTGGCATTTACAATTACTGTTGAAGGAAATCAGATTTTGCAGAACgcaaaacactgcagaacaaGCTGATTGTGGTAATGCATGACCTGCCTCATCAAGACAACTTTCCCAGATAATATCAGGAATAGAAAACAAGACTTGTCAGGTTGACTAGTCTGAGTTCTGATTAAGAAGATGTGTGAGAAA
The sequence above is a segment of the Enoplosus armatus isolate fEnoArm2 chromosome 2, fEnoArm2.hap1, whole genome shotgun sequence genome. Coding sequences within it:
- the LOC139297114 gene encoding ras and Rab interactor 2-like isoform X2, coding for MASSTLPGNPPSGLTDRTGSFFKLIDTFALEIGELKKEMVQTSPTVDKEPMDLQGLESEVSGVYLQSPHCGGLGGERDSGYDSLRRRMSVLDRLTQTHPVWLLLVVSEEEASRILLKQPPGVFLVRRSAALQRKVLSVRLKEDQSGTPISHFPVRESQYTFSLEGSGISFADLFRLVAFYCISRDILPSTLKLPEAIASAKTQKDLEEVAQLGAGFWDSALCSQRRSSPRPCRPLSRTLSPQRTNRNREVEGSPQRHIGAHCDSAPPTLRSHAPPPSFRLEKRHSSGPLCFVNPLFLQTHHHRHRCKDDRPSSGVKSDDSENNAGKASVKPLSSSQGSEQHVDNIKLNCKSRPPPPRPPPPRSMPRRRPAPPPPGPPAVTTRPKSMPEAVAVSVRQQQSPSRRPAPARPPMGAKHSSPSKTASSPIPVPSNPPPPRPKKPDLEAHRCHIALDDETIAKALSRAKLPSCRPSPAVPADVLLEKNAGSPSTPNERGRQRLSDMSMSTSSSDSLEYSQSPGFSLGLAPSPSRHLNHQDPVEDSSEDDEEEEEEEDYGVGLETDLEMRLRPSFKARRRRVGVSLSGGSFILPRALKGRFRKVSGMLSSLMTPERRAVKRIAELSRDKSSYFGSLVQDYISFVQENRGCHTSGMDFLQTLRQFMTQMKAYLRQSSELDPPIESLIPEDQIDQVLEKAMHKCVLKPLRSVIEVALHDFQVSSGALQQLRENLALAKTKKPQELGVDGAVPPDPLAIEKIRHKFLNMRKMYSPEKKVSLLLRVCKLIYTIMQDNSGRMYGADDFLPMLTYVVAQCDMPQLDTEIQYMMELLDPSLLQGEGGYYLTSAYGAMALIKNFQEEQAARVLSSEARNTLHQWHRRRTTPRSVPSVDDFQVSRLT
- the LOC139297114 gene encoding ras and Rab interactor 2-like isoform X1, translated to MASSTLPGNPPSGLTDRTGSFFKLIDTFALEIGELKKEMVQTSPTVDKEPMDLQGLESEVSGVYLQSPHCGGLGGERDSGYDSLRRRMSVLDRLTQTHPVWLLLVVSEEEASRILLKQPPGVFLVRRSAALQRKVLSVRLKEDQSGTPISHFPVRESQYTFSLEGSGISFADLFRLVAFYCISRDILPSTLKLPEAIASAKTQKDLEEVAQLGAGFWDSALCSQRRSSPRPCRPLSRTLSPQRTNRNREVEGSPQRHIGAHCDSAPPTLRSHAPPPSFRLEKRHSSGPLCFVNPLFLQTHHHRHRCKDDRPSSGVKSDDSENNAGKASVKPLSSSQGSEQHVDNIKLNCKSRPPPPRPPPPRSMPRRRPAPPPPGPPAVTTRPKSMPEAVAVSVRQQQSPSRRPAPARPPMGAKHSSPSKTASSPIPVPSNPPPPRPKKPDLEAHRCHIALDDETIAKALSRAKLPSCRPSPAVPADVLLEKNAGSPSTPNERGRQRLSDMSMSTSSSDSLEYSQSPGFSLGLAPSPSRHLNHQDPVEDSSEDDEEEEEEEDYGVGLETDLEMRLRPSFKARRRRVGVSLSGGSFILPRALKGRFRKVSGMLSSLMTPERRAVKRIAELSRDKSSYFGSLVQDYISFVQENRGCHTSGMDFLQTLRQFMTQMKAYLRQSSELDPPIESLIPEDQIDQVLEKAMHKCVLKPLRSVIEVALHDFQVSSGALQQLRENLALAKTKKPQELGVDGAVPPDPLAIEKIRHKFLNMRKMYSPEKKVSLLLRVCKLIYTIMQDNSGRMYGADDFLPMLTYVVAQCDMPQLDTEIQYMMELLDPSLLQGEGGYYLTSAYGAMALIKNFQEEQAARVLSSEARNTLHQWHRRRTTPRSVPSVDDFQNFLRVALQEVDTGCTAKTLVVQPYTTTEEVCSLCAYKFKIPDPENYALFLVTEDTSQQLAPDTHPQRIKAELLSRPCAQIFHFLYRRVPNLNLCIPAIMHNGNCLHVE